Part of the Tautonia rosea genome, AAGTGCGAGCAGGAGACCGATCGCGCCGACGCCGGGATCTCCCCCGGGAAGTGATCCGCGAGGTCAGACCAGGACCGTCGGAGTGCGTGATACCGATTCACATCGGTCGTCTCCTCCGGCGGGCCGACCCAGCAACCCGCCGAGACGAGCAGCCCCGCGACCGACATCAGGGCGATTCGCATGGTGCCTCTCCGGTCCTGGACTACCTCACGCCCACCCTCACAACAACGCGTTCACAACGCCTCACCGATACAGATCTCCCAACGCCGACGTGATGTCCGGGAACCGGAAGGCGAACCCCTCCTCCCGCAACCGCCTCGACACGCAGTAGCGGCCACAGAGTGCCAGTTCCGGATCTGTTCCCAGCACCAGCGGGGCCCCGATCCGCACCATCCACGCCATCGCCAGCAATCCGACCGGCATCCCCAGGGCACTCCGAAGCGCTCGCATGAACTCAGCGTTCGACACGGGACCGGGCGCCGTCGCCAGATAGGCACCCGTCACCGACTCATCCCCGATCGCCCACGCCACCAGACGGTTCATATCATGTTCATGAATCCAGCTGATTCCCTGTCGGCCATGCCCTACCGTTCCTCCAAGGCCCCACCGCGCCAGGCTCGCGAGCCGAGGTAACGCCCCCCCCGATCGCCCGAGGACGAAGCTCGTCCGAAGCACGACCTGCCGCACCTCCATGGGCACCGCCCGCGCAAACGCCTCCTCCCAGGCCGCTCCCACGGCCGGCGCCAGACCATAGCCGAACGCCGAGTCCTCGTCGATCACCACCTCCGGCGGATCACCATAGCGATGCGCCGTCGACATCTGAACCCACACACGAGGCAACCTCTTGACCGTCTCCAGCCCGCGCCCCAAGGCCTCGGTCGACTCCACCCGAGACCGCAAGATCTCATCGCAGTGCTCGGGGGTCTTCACACAGTCCACCGACCTCCCCGTCAGGTTCACCAGCGCCTCGGACCCCTCCAGGTGCCGCACCCAATCCCCCGTTGTCCGTGCATCCCACGGGACAAAGTGCCATGGATCGCTCCCCTCCGGCCGATGCCGAGCGAGCACGACCACGTCCCATCCGCCATCGTGGAAATGCCGTGCCAGACTCCGGCCAAGAAACCCGGTCCCCCCGGCAATCACAATTCGCCCTGTCGATTTCATCGTGATAACATTGAATGTGATTATTTTTTTCATTCCGGGAATCGGAACATCGATTTAGTCTCGATCTCAACCGATTCCAGGAACGCTCCTCAACGTATCCGTCAACGCTGACTCGAATGCTACCAGAAACCGCCTGCGGGGCTCATCACATCGCGTTCGCCCCGCGCTGCGAGAAGGGCCTGGCTTTCCCCTGGGTTTCGAACACATCCTCGCTCCACCAAATGCGATTTTTTCCCCGTTCCGGTTTTTGTGCTTAAACCTCCCCTTCTCCCCGATGATTTCGGTATCTGCCTGCGCTCTCCGTGCGTCTCCACACCTCGCACCGACCACCCGTTTGAACTTAATCTCCGCACCGAAATGTCTCTCAGCCCCATCGAGGCGAATCGACTCCCATGAGCCACTCCACCGGACCCCGCACCGACGACGGGAAACAGACCAGCTCCGCCAACGCCACCACCCACGGCCTGACCGC contains:
- a CDS encoding TIGR01777 family oxidoreductase — its product is MKKIITFNVITMKSTGRIVIAGGTGFLGRSLARHFHDGGWDVVVLARHRPEGSDPWHFVPWDARTTGDWVRHLEGSEALVNLTGRSVDCVKTPEHCDEILRSRVESTEALGRGLETVKRLPRVWVQMSTAHRYGDPPEVVIDEDSAFGYGLAPAVGAAWEEAFARAVPMEVRQVVLRTSFVLGRSGGALPRLASLARWGLGGTVGHGRQGISWIHEHDMNRLVAWAIGDESVTGAYLATAPGPVSNAEFMRALRSALGMPVGLLAMAWMVRIGAPLVLGTDPELALCGRYCVSRRLREEGFAFRFPDITSALGDLYR